A stretch of bacterium DNA encodes these proteins:
- a CDS encoding glycosyltransferase: MNIGLVTDTFYPRINGVVKSIQTFTREYRAKGHRVVIFAPEFPDYEETDSDVWRFPSRSSANTPEDRIINPFRPSSMRLISRASKLELDVMHTHTPFALGIAMLTRAKQKRIPVVHTYHTLFETYVQHYAKNIPEGFGRYLVYRGSRTFCNRHDHIIAPSRAMARVLKKYKIKKPISVIPSGIDLTPFKKKNGQRMRKKLGFAKTDPMLLTMGRVAGEKNLSFLLDVMHLLKKKQPRAKLVIAGAGPGLGDLQTECKLRKLDKRVLFVGYVQGQDWVDMYAAADLHLLASVTETQGLTLTEAMAAGTPCVAVAAMGVRDVMAGGGGLMTALVASDFTNAVHRLLKDEKFYKQKKAEAKALAKAWSIEKKAEETLAVYEKVIRMKKKK, from the coding sequence ATGAATATCGGGCTCGTAACAGATACTTTTTATCCCCGCATCAACGGGGTGGTTAAATCCATCCAGACCTTTACACGGGAATATCGTGCAAAAGGTCATCGGGTGGTTATTTTTGCGCCCGAATTTCCGGACTATGAGGAAACCGACAGCGATGTTTGGCGCTTTCCGTCCCGCTCTTCCGCCAACACGCCTGAGGACCGTATCATTAATCCTTTCCGGCCGTCATCCATGCGGCTTATTAGCAGGGCATCTAAACTCGAATTGGATGTTATGCATACGCATACACCGTTTGCTTTAGGCATTGCCATGTTGACCCGGGCCAAGCAAAAACGGATTCCTGTGGTGCATACCTATCACACACTTTTTGAAACCTATGTTCAACACTATGCCAAAAATATTCCCGAAGGGTTTGGACGTTATCTGGTCTATCGCGGCTCGCGTACATTTTGCAACCGGCATGATCATATTATCGCACCTTCACGGGCCATGGCCAGAGTTCTGAAAAAATATAAAATTAAAAAACCCATCAGCGTAATACCCAGTGGTATTGATCTCACACCGTTTAAGAAAAAAAACGGCCAGCGGATGCGTAAAAAATTGGGGTTTGCTAAAACAGATCCCATGCTGTTGACCATGGGGCGTGTGGCAGGCGAGAAGAACCTCTCGTTTTTACTTGATGTGATGCACTTGCTTAAGAAAAAACAACCCCGCGCCAAGTTGGTAATTGCAGGTGCGGGCCCGGGTTTGGGCGACCTGCAGACTGAGTGCAAATTGCGTAAGCTGGATAAGCGTGTGCTTTTTGTGGGTTATGTTCAGGGGCAGGACTGGGTGGATATGTATGCAGCTGCGGACCTGCATCTGCTGGCATCTGTGACCGAGACCCAGGGATTAACCCTGACCGAGGCCATGGCGGCCGGGACCCCCTGCGTCGCAGTGGCAGCCATGGGTGTGCGTGATGTGATGGCCGGCGGCGGTGGATTGATGACAGCTTTGGTCGCGAGTGACTTTACAAACGCCGTGCATCGGCTCTTGAAAGATGAAAAATTCTATAAGCAGAAAAAAGCTGAAGCCAAGGCGCTGGCCAAGGCCTGGTCGATAGAAAAAAAAGCCGAAGAGACATTGGCGGTTTATGAAAAAGTGATCCGGATGAAAAAGAAGAAATAA
- the ispG gene encoding flavodoxin-dependent (E)-4-hydroxy-3-methylbut-2-enyl-diphosphate synthase has product MKKGPRFQTRSVAIGPLHIGRGAPVVVQSMTNTKTHEPGKTLGQIRRLAKAGCELVRVAVPDQAAVAALPQIVKKSPLPIVADIHFDYKLALAAIAAKVAKVRLNPGNMGLPGSLEVARAAVRAQTAIRIGVNAGSIAPRERKTVKTPEALGRLMARKAMQYAAVLAKTGLDCIVLSVKASDIQSTLSAYRTLAKQSPWPLHLGITEAGGELAGGIKTAAGISPLLLEGIGDTLRVSLTEDPVKEIRVADMILAATGVRKRGPEIIACPTCGRTTSDLQKILKQVERALATEKRTLTVAVMGCVVNGPGEARHADVGIAGAADGSFMLFAKGKPVKRVAADKAVQALLQVIWGMDKKLQGYK; this is encoded by the coding sequence TTGAAAAAAGGTCCGCGCTTTCAAACCCGGTCAGTGGCCATAGGGCCGCTGCATATCGGGCGTGGCGCGCCGGTTGTGGTTCAATCCATGACCAATACTAAGACTCACGAGCCGGGGAAGACACTCGGTCAGATTCGCCGTCTTGCCAAGGCGGGTTGCGAATTGGTCCGTGTGGCAGTCCCGGATCAAGCTGCGGTCGCAGCCTTGCCGCAAATTGTAAAAAAATCACCCCTGCCCATTGTGGCGGATATTCATTTTGATTATAAACTTGCCCTGGCAGCCATTGCCGCCAAGGTTGCCAAAGTCCGCCTCAATCCCGGCAACATGGGTTTGCCCGGCTCCCTGGAAGTGGCGCGGGCGGCAGTTCGCGCGCAGACAGCAATTCGGATTGGCGTCAATGCCGGTTCGATTGCACCCCGGGAAAGAAAAACAGTCAAAACCCCGGAAGCATTGGGGCGGCTCATGGCCCGCAAGGCCATGCAGTATGCTGCGGTACTTGCCAAAACCGGATTGGATTGCATTGTCCTCTCAGTAAAAGCTTCGGATATACAGTCCACCTTATCAGCGTACCGAACGTTGGCCAAACAGTCGCCGTGGCCTTTGCATCTTGGCATTACCGAGGCCGGCGGGGAACTGGCCGGGGGCATTAAAACAGCGGCAGGTATCAGTCCTTTGCTGCTGGAGGGGATCGGTGATACGCTGCGCGTCTCCCTTACTGAAGATCCGGTGAAAGAGATTCGGGTGGCGGATATGATTTTAGCCGCCACAGGTGTGCGCAAGCGCGGACCGGAAATTATTGCCTGCCCGACATGCGGCCGGACGACTTCTGATTTGCAAAAAATACTTAAACAGGTTGAACGGGCCCTGGCGACAGAAAAGCGCACACTGACCGTGGCAGTCATGGGATGTGTGGTCAATGGGCCGGGTGAGGCGCGGCATGCGGATGTGGGTATTGCGGGTGCGGCGGATGGATCGTTTATGCTTTTTGCCAAAGGCAAGCCGGTGAAACGCGTTGCAGCAGACAAAGCGGTGCAAGCGCTGTTGCAAGTGATTTGGGGAATGGATAAAAAATTGCAAGGGTATAAATAA
- a CDS encoding proline--tRNA ligase translates to MYWSKTLLVTQKEVPAEAEVVSHKLMVRAGLIRKLAAGLYNYLPLGWRSVRKIEQIVREEMDRAGAVEVLMPILSPAELWQETGRWGKYGGELFRIQDRHEREFALGPTHEEVITDLVRKSVSSYRQLPLNLYQMHTKFRDEIRPRFGVMRSREFIMKDAYSFDRDEAGAEAAYAKMFETYQRIFKRCGLRFKAVEADSGAIGGAFSSEFMVLAETGEEAIATCPQCSYAANVEKATGAIPDTNTLEPQGERSLVDTPGKHTVEEVAAFLKVPVTKLAKTMLYQADDKLVAVLIRGDREVNEIKLANALNTATLQLASPEKIKAVTGAPVGFAGPFDLQGVAEIVMDDSLQDATNLVTGGNRVDTHAVNVNPKRDFQFARMLDLRVAQAKDLCPKCKTPMTLERGIEVGHVFKLGTKYSEAMKAGFLDEAGKEQLCVMGCYGIGVTRIAAAAIEQNHDENGIIWPMPLAPYQVALLPVSPKDPKAMEMAEAVYTELWQAGVEALLDDRDERAGSKFKDCDLIGIPLRLTFGRSVADNKIELKRRDNQAIEMVDRDRIVERILQLRNDMMGEIME, encoded by the coding sequence ATGTATTGGAGCAAAACGCTGCTGGTTACCCAAAAAGAGGTTCCAGCTGAAGCAGAGGTTGTGAGCCACAAGCTCATGGTCCGGGCCGGTTTGATTCGCAAATTGGCTGCCGGCTTATATAATTATCTGCCCCTGGGATGGCGGAGTGTTCGTAAAATTGAGCAGATTGTGCGTGAGGAAATGGACCGGGCCGGTGCGGTGGAAGTTCTCATGCCGATTCTTTCGCCGGCAGAATTATGGCAGGAGACCGGCCGCTGGGGGAAATATGGCGGGGAGTTGTTCCGCATTCAGGACCGGCATGAACGGGAATTTGCGCTGGGTCCCACCCATGAAGAAGTGATCACGGATTTGGTGCGTAAATCCGTCAGCTCCTATCGTCAGCTGCCGCTTAATCTTTATCAAATGCATACCAAATTTCGCGATGAGATCCGTCCGCGTTTTGGGGTGATGCGCTCGCGGGAATTTATCATGAAAGACGCTTATTCGTTTGATCGTGATGAAGCCGGTGCCGAGGCTGCTTATGCCAAAATGTTTGAGACTTATCAGCGCATTTTCAAACGCTGCGGCCTGCGCTTCAAAGCTGTGGAAGCCGACTCCGGTGCGATCGGCGGTGCTTTTTCGTCTGAATTTATGGTGTTGGCTGAGACAGGCGAAGAGGCGATCGCGACCTGTCCGCAATGCAGTTATGCCGCCAATGTTGAAAAAGCCACTGGCGCCATACCGGATACCAACACTCTGGAACCCCAGGGGGAACGTTCTTTGGTGGATACGCCGGGTAAACATACTGTGGAAGAGGTGGCGGCTTTTCTTAAAGTACCGGTTACCAAGCTGGCCAAGACCATGCTCTATCAGGCGGATGACAAACTGGTGGCCGTGCTTATCCGCGGTGACCGCGAAGTCAACGAAATCAAATTGGCCAATGCACTCAATACTGCAACATTGCAACTTGCCTCGCCGGAAAAGATCAAAGCGGTGACCGGAGCACCGGTTGGATTTGCCGGACCGTTTGATTTACAGGGTGTTGCTGAAATCGTGATGGATGATTCTTTGCAAGATGCAACCAACCTGGTGACCGGCGGCAATCGGGTTGATACCCATGCCGTGAATGTTAATCCGAAAAGAGATTTTCAATTTGCACGAATGCTGGATCTGCGCGTGGCTCAGGCCAAGGATCTCTGCCCCAAATGTAAGACCCCCATGACTCTGGAACGCGGGATTGAGGTGGGGCATGTTTTTAAATTGGGTACAAAATATTCTGAGGCGATGAAGGCTGGTTTTCTGGATGAAGCCGGCAAAGAACAACTCTGCGTGATGGGATGCTACGGCATCGGCGTTACGCGTATTGCGGCAGCTGCGATTGAGCAGAATCATGATGAAAATGGTATTATCTGGCCTATGCCGCTTGCACCCTATCAAGTCGCCCTGTTGCCGGTATCGCCCAAAGATCCTAAAGCCATGGAAATGGCCGAGGCGGTCTATACGGAACTCTGGCAGGCCGGCGTTGAAGCGTTGCTGGACGACCGCGATGAGCGGGCAGGCAGTAAGTTCAAGGATTGCGACTTGATCGGCATTCCCCTTCGCTTAACTTTTGGGAGAAGTGTTGCCGATAATAAGATAGAGCTGAAACGGCGCGACAATCAGGCGATTGAGATGGTGGACCGTGACCGCATTGTGGAGCGGATTCTGCAGCTGCGCAATGACATGATGGGTGAAATAATGGAATGA
- a CDS encoding glycosyltransferase, with protein sequence MHIGIATDTFLPRVNGVMKSIMTFTEQFRSMGHKVTIFAPRFPEAKVDEEDLWRFPSFYLFFNPEDRLPNPYAGESKRKLKAIADLKLDIMHTQTPFTLGYMMARRCGKLNIPLVHTYHTMFEAYMPHYFPILPRVFDKPFVGWFSRRCCNLHDAVVVPSTSIAEVMKDYKVKPPVKVIPTGINIEPFRNVDGARMRKKLGFADDEKILLSMGRVAGEKNIPFLFDVLQKLESRQPRARLVIAGQGPALESVKADCKKRKLDEKVMFIGLLNRKDWADLYAAADLQLLASVTETQGLVLTEAMAAGTPCVAVAAMGVRDVMAAGGGIAVSLNVDEFTDAVNRLLTDEKLYQEKLVEAKKQATEWSARSKAEQMLANYETVIAAKKAQG encoded by the coding sequence ATGCACATTGGAATTGCGACAGATACGTTTTTACCACGGGTCAACGGCGTGATGAAATCCATCATGACATTCACAGAACAGTTCCGGAGCATGGGACATAAAGTCACGATTTTTGCACCCCGATTTCCCGAAGCCAAGGTGGATGAAGAAGATCTCTGGCGTTTTCCTTCGTTTTATCTGTTTTTTAATCCTGAGGACCGGCTGCCCAACCCTTATGCCGGGGAATCGAAGCGTAAGCTCAAAGCGATTGCTGATTTGAAATTGGACATTATGCATACCCAGACACCCTTTACATTGGGCTATATGATGGCACGCCGTTGCGGCAAACTTAATATTCCTTTGGTACATACCTATCACACCATGTTTGAGGCTTACATGCCGCACTATTTTCCGATCTTGCCGCGTGTTTTTGATAAACCGTTTGTGGGTTGGTTTTCCCGGCGATGCTGTAATTTACATGATGCGGTGGTGGTGCCGTCCACCTCCATTGCAGAAGTGATGAAAGATTATAAAGTCAAACCGCCGGTCAAAGTCATCCCGACCGGGATTAATATTGAGCCGTTTCGCAATGTGGATGGTGCACGTATGCGCAAGAAATTGGGCTTTGCAGATGATGAGAAAATTCTTTTGAGCATGGGACGGGTGGCCGGTGAAAAAAATATCCCTTTCTTATTTGACGTACTCCAAAAGCTTGAGAGTCGTCAACCCCGCGCGCGATTGGTAATTGCCGGTCAGGGTCCGGCTTTGGAAAGCGTCAAAGCAGACTGTAAAAAGCGCAAGCTAGACGAAAAGGTGATGTTTATCGGACTGCTCAATCGCAAAGATTGGGCGGATCTTTATGCAGCGGCGGATTTACAGTTGCTGGCATCTGTGACCGAGACCCAGGGATTGGTGCTAACCGAAGCCATGGCAGCCGGGACCCCCTGCGTGGCAGTCGCGGCCATGGGTGTGCGCGATGTTATGGCAGCTGGAGGTGGGATCGCCGTCTCGCTCAATGTGGACGAATTCACGGATGCGGTTAACCGGCTTTTGACGGATGAAAAATTGTATCAGGAAAAACTAGTTGAAGCCAAAAAGCAGGCAACCGAATGGTCGGCCAGGAGCAAGGCCGAACAGATGCTGGCCAATTATGAAACCGTCATTGCGGCCAAAAAAGCCCAAGGCTGA